GCCAGAGGGCCTTCGTGCGGCCGCTGCCGACTGAGTTCAGGATCGCTGCCTCATCGCAGCCGAGGTCGTCCCACTGACGCGCGCAGAGGGCGTCGGTGTTGCGGCGAGCGGCGTCGTAGCTGCAAATCGCGAGCAGCGGCTCGATGCCGGCCTCCTGCTCCGCGCGGGCGAGCGAGACCTCCAGATCGCCGGAGCGCAGCACCAGGACGCGGGCCTCGGGGAAGAACTTCTCGGCCTCCTGGCCCCACTGGCTGAGGACCGGCTTCGGCACGACGCACAGGCCGCGCCACTGAGGGATCGCAAGCCCCTTCTCGCGCCAGGCGGCGAGGCTCATGACGGTCTTGCCGGTGCCCGGCGCGCAGCCGTTGACGACGCCGATCGTCGTCGCCAGGTGGCGACCGACCATCTCCTGCTGGAAGGGGCGCAGCGCCTCGGGCAGCGTCTCGCAAGCCACCGGAGAGGCGACCTGGACCCGGGTGATGTCGGAGACGCGCGGGTCGAGGGCGACGAGCGCCGTCTCGTCCTGGCCGAGCGAGGCGAGCGTCTCGACCACGGCACCGGCGCCGACGACGCGGCTGTCGACCAGGGCACCGCTGCTGTTGTGCTGCGAGCCGAGGACCAGGCGCGCCATGCCCGGGGAGCCCGGGACGGCCATCGCGACGGCCACCCGACGCACGTTGCGCTTGATCGAGGGGAGGACCTTCTTCGGGTCGATGATGCGGAGGCCCTCGGCCTCAGCGGCCATGACCTGACGCAGCGCCACGTCGGCGCTCACGAGCATCGGGTCGGAGACCTCGCTCGGGCGCATCAGGTGCATGTTGGTCAGGCTGACGCCCTCGATCTCATCGAAGGCCCAGGTCCGCTTCTTGCCGGCGGAGTGGGCCGTGCAGATCCGGAAGAACAGTCGGCCCTTGGTCTCGCTCAGGTAGATCGCGCAGCGACGGAACGCGCCGGTCCCGTGGTTGCGCTGCGCGTTGAAGATGGCCCAGGTGTTGCCCGTGAAGGCGGCGGCACCGGCCGGGGTCTGCGTGACGATGTAGGAGACCTGGGACCCCATGTTGTGCGCGCGCTCGTCGCCGATCCCGTCGCGCTCGTTGCGCTCAGCGCGCTCAGCGGGGTAGAGCGTGATCGTCGGGATCGCCTCGATCACGGCCGCGAGCGGCCGGGGGCTGGCCTTCTCGCCGACGTTGACCGAGAAGCTGCGGCGGCCGACGGGCACGGCACCGACAGTCACCATCACCGCCTCGAACAGCGGGTCGACGACCGGGGTGATCTCGAAGGCCTGCTGGTCGAGGTAGTGCGCCGGGTTGCGAGCGTCGAAGCGGCCGGTCGGCGTGATCGACAGGGCCAGCGGCTGCAGGTCGCGCATCGCGTCGACGCCCTTGGCCTTGATGGCCTCGTCGATCAGCGCCCGGTGCGACTTGGTGACCTTCGCGGAACGTGCCATCTGTGTCTCTCCCCCGCCTTCGCTGTCGTCTCGAATCTCCGGCCCGACCCGCGGCCACAGGTTCAATGTCCGACATCGCACGGCGAGTGCATCTCGTATCGCCCGTGAATCTCAGCGCGCCCGTCTCTCGCGCGCGCACGAGGCGGACGCGCTCACTGGAAGGCGAGAGGCCAGCGGCCGCTGACGGCGGTCCTGGCAGTACTGATGGGTGGAGATCCACCTCGAGGAACGAAGGCTGCCTGGCCTCCGGGGGAACGGGCGGGCGCCCTCTCACACTCGCGATGTGCTCAGCGTTCGACTGGCCGGTGTCAGTGTGCGCTTCCACGACACGGTGCCTGACGCCGTCCTTCTCGAGGGCTTGGGCGCGCTTCTCCTGGGTCTGCCGGAGGTGCTTCGAGCGGCGCCTCGAAGCCTCAACTTCCTCCGCTGCCCCCATCGCAACCGACCCTCCGGCGCCCCCGCCGCGCTGGGGGGCTTCCGCTCACAGGCCTGGTACGACTACCGCGGTGGTGCCTGGTTCAAGGTGGGCGCGCGGATGCACCTTGTGGAGCTCGATGAGAACCAGCTCGAGCACGAACTCGCGCACGCCGCCGGAGGGCACACGGGCGGCCCGCCGGCCGGTCGTCGGGCCGCATGGACCCGCGCCCGCGCGGACGACGCCAGGATGCCGGGGGCCCCGGTCTGCCCCGGGCGGAGCCCCTACGCGGTGAGCATTCTCCTCACCGGAGGACCGTGGATCACCGACTACGCCGAGCGCCTCGGAGAGCATGAGGACTGGGCCGATGCCGTGGCGCTGTATCGCTGGGAGCAGCGCCATGCGCGCCCGGTCACCGCGGGTGCCTCGTTCGGTGAGCTCTGGCCCGCCCGCGCCGCCCTTCTGCGCTCCTGGCTGGGCGCCCCGGCCCTCCCGGCCCGCTTTCCTTCCAACGAGTGCCTCCGGCAGGATTCGAACCTGCGACCCACCGCTTAGAAGGCGGTCGCTCTATCCCCTGAGCTACGGAGGCGCGGGGCGCGCCGGCAGATCGCGGCGCCGGGCTGCAGCGCCTCAGCACCGTCATACGCTGTCTGTGAGACACCGCGCGTCTCTCGTGCCCAGATCCCAGGAAAGGAGAGGACCCGCGCGCGGACCGCTTCCCTACTTCCCCGCGAGCGCCTTGGCGATCGTCGCGTGCACGGCTTGGTCAAGAGAAGAGACGACGCCCGGGTCGACCTCGCCGTTGAGTCTGGCGATCGGGCAGACGATGTAGCCCTGGGCGAGGCTTCCGATGATCCGCGATCCCGCGGGGCCGTGGGTCCAGTGGTGCAGCGCGGTGTAGGCGCACACGTAGGCGTCGATCTCATCCTCGGCGCGGTCGAGGTCGGCGCCGCTCGTTGCCGTCTCGATGGCGGCCCTCAGCTCATCCCAGCATGGTCCAGCCACCTGGAGCGGCGGCGAGGCGCCGGCGAGGCCTTCGATCAGATCCATCAGCACCGCGAACGCCTGGCGGCGCGACTCGACCGTGCGGCCGGCCGAAGACTTGTACTTGAGTGTTTTCGGGAGGTCGAAGAGGACGACCTGGGCCGGGTGGGGATAGACCTCGATCGCCCGCCGCACGAGATCACCAGGGGCGATGTCAGGGTCCATGTCGAGGCCGAGAGCCGCGGCGAGGTGGGCGCCCCGCGGACCGTTCACGAACGAAGGGAGCCCGCTGTTGGCGCTGTGCGCTCCGGCCTCTCTGGACGACATCCACCTGCTGATGACCGACTCGCAGAACCGGCGCTTGGATGCGTTCGGGACGATCAACGGCGCGTCGATCCCGACCAGGCAGGGCCCTTGGGTCAGGGGGCTGAGCCACTCGAGGATCTGATCGTCGGTCTTCAGTTGAGCCGAGTCCACCACCTGGCCGTTCACGACCGCGCAGACACCCGTCCCCGCGTTCTGCCCCCAGGCCAGGTCGACGCCGATGAAGGTCATGGCCGACGATGCGGCTGAGTGCGCGACCGGGGTGGGAGCAACGGGTGCGAGGGTGGCCACGGGGAGATCGAGATCCCCGGCCCAGCCGGGCGCCTCGTCATCGGGGCCGTCCGGGCCCGCGAGTGGCGGCTCGGCGGCGAGATCTGTCCAATCGCCGCGGTGGCTCTCGGGGATCAGGCCGTCGTCGCCGACCGGGATGCCGTCGGCGCGCAGCCGCTCGATCCAGTGCTGACGCCCTGAGCCGAGCGAGCTGATGAAGACCTCCCCGAGACGCCAGTCGTTGGGGACGAAGTGGCTCGCGCAGGCGAACGACGGGTTGCCGCGCGCCGCCTGCGCGATCGCCTGCCCGCCCCGCCGATGTCCGTAGACCGCCATGGAGAGGTCCCCATAGCGGTACACGAGGCCGAACCGGCCCCGGGCCGCCGCGGCGACGATGTCATCGGGACCTGGCACTGAGGGGCATCCTAGTGCCCCTCGAGCGTCCCCGGCAGGATTTGAACCTGCGGCCTCCGGTTTCGTAGACCGGCGCTCTATCCACTGAGCTACGGAGACAAGGATGGATCAGGGGGCTCCACCGTGCGAGCGCGCCAGCGGTGGAGCAGGAGAGATCTAGGAACATTTCTTGGAACTCACGGTGCGCAGCCGGCTGGCGGCGAACCCGCGTCCTTCCGCGTAGAAGCGCCGCAGAACCGCACATCCATCGTGTTCTTGGTGAGGCGATGCCGAGGGGGCCTATCCCGCGGCCTTCCTCTAGGTGAGTTCCAAGAACTCCGAGATCCCCTCCGCCACAGGCTTCTGGGGAGACTCGGCGAGGGGCCCACTAGAATTGCATGACGGGTGAACGCGGATCCACGGCATCCCGGTGAGAGGGCTCACGAGCTCTCGCGCGTCGGCCGCCGGCCCGACATTTGTCGCTCACCTGGTTGAGCGCGCACCCGCGAGACCCGGCTCCGTTGCGTCCCGGGCCTGCCACAGGCGATTGCACAGCTCGACCGGGGCGGAGTTCTTAGAAGTAGCGTCTGGAAACAAGCTGATGCGCCCGGCAGGATTCGAACCTGCGACTTCCGGCTCCGGAGGCCGGCGCTCTATCCACTGAGCTACGGACGCGCGAACTCGCAGGCATCAGCCTACGAGGTGTGAGTGAGCGCCCCTGGCAGGAATCGGACCTGCGACCTCCGGCTCCGCAAGCCGGCGCTCTATCCACTGAGCTACAGGGGCATGCATCGTGCAAGCGACCCCCTCCTTGTCGGAGGGCATCTGAGTGATCGGAACGCCCGGGCTCGAACCGGGGGCCCCCGCCTCCCAAAGGCGGTGCGCTACCAACTGCGCCACGTTCCGTCGTGAGTGAGTGAGACCGCCTAGCGGCGGGCCAGCCGGAGGGTGGCGCAGGAGGCCGCGGGGCCCGGGGCGCCGGCGACGACCCGGGTGCTGACGCAGAAGCGCAGGGTGCGCCCGGCGGCCAGGCGGCGGGGGACCTTCCAGGTGACGGTGTACTGCAGGTCGGCGCGCGCGGGGCCGGCGGCGGTGCGGAGCCGGGCGATCACGCGGCCGCCGGAGCGGATGACGATCTGCTCGCGGGTGGTCTCGCCGCGGCCGAGGAGGCGGTAGCGGAGGCGGGCGACGGTGCCGGGGCGGGCGCGGCCGGCCAGGGCGCGGACCCGCGGGGCGGCGCGGACGGCGGCGGGGGCCGCGACGGCGGCGACGGGTGCGGCGGTCGCCGTGTCGATCCAGTCGGCGACGGCGGCGACGCGGGTGTAGACGCCGGGCCGTCCGGCGCGGCCGCAGCCGACGCCCCAGCTCGTCACGCCGATCAGCAGGCCGGTGCCGTCGCGGAGCGGGCCGCCGCTGTCGCCGGAGCAGGTGTCGACGCCGCCCTCGGGGCGGCCGGCGCAGAGGGCGAGGCGGGCGCTGTAGGCGCTGCCGAGGTAGCGGGCGCAGCGGGAGGTGCCGAAGACCGTGACGGGGGCGGAGAGCAGCGACGTGGAGCCGATGGTGTCGGTCTCGGAGCGGGCGCCCCAGCCGGCGATCTCCCCGGCGCGGTCCACGTCGGCGGCGTCCTGGCCGGCGCGGGCGAAGGCGGCCACCGGGGCCGAGCTCGGCGTGGCGAGGATCAGCACCGCCGCGTCGGCCCCGTCGCCGGGGGCGCGGTAGGTGGGGTGCACGCGGATCGCGGCGACCGCGATGCGCTCCCCGGCGCCGGCGAGGTCGGTGGCGCCGGCGATCACGTCGATCTCGGCGGGTGCGAGGGCCAGTCCGTCGGTGACCACGCAGTGGGCGGCGGTGAGGACGGCGGTCGGGCCGATGAGGGTGCCGCCGCAGACGGCGCCGGCGGCGGACGGGGTGCCGGCGGGCACCAGCGCGACGATCGACGGCCAGACCCCCGCGGGGGCGATCGTGCCGCCGACGATCATGGAGTCCACGCGGTCCTCGCCGGCGGCCGGGGCGGCGACCGCGCCACCCGCGAAGAGGAGGGCGAGGCCGGCGGCGACAGCGGCGGCGCGGGGCATGTGGTTCCTCGGCATGCCCCCAACATCCGACGCCTCAGGTCAGCCGACGCGGCCGGGGAGAGAAACCTTTAGAAACCTGCACCTGCGCGCCCCTCGCGGCGCACCGCGTTCCTTCCAACTGATCGGGATGGCCGGACTCGAACCGGCGACCTCTCGTCCCCCAGACGAGCGCGCTACCAACTGCGC
This DNA window, taken from Miltoncostaea oceani, encodes the following:
- a CDS encoding DEAD/DEAH box helicase, which produces MARSAKVTKSHRALIDEAIKAKGVDAMRDLQPLALSITPTGRFDARNPAHYLDQQAFEITPVVDPLFEAVMVTVGAVPVGRRSFSVNVGEKASPRPLAAVIEAIPTITLYPAERAERNERDGIGDERAHNMGSQVSYIVTQTPAGAAAFTGNTWAIFNAQRNHGTGAFRRCAIYLSETKGRLFFRICTAHSAGKKRTWAFDEIEGVSLTNMHLMRPSEVSDPMLVSADVALRQVMAAEAEGLRIIDPKKVLPSIKRNVRRVAVAMAVPGSPGMARLVLGSQHNSSGALVDSRVVGAGAVVETLASLGQDETALVALDPRVSDITRVQVASPVACETLPEALRPFQQEMVGRHLATTIGVVNGCAPGTGKTVMSLAAWREKGLAIPQWRGLCVVPKPVLSQWGQEAEKFFPEARVLVLRSGDLEVSLARAEQEAGIEPLLAICSYDAARRNTDALCARQWDDLGCDEAAILNSVGSGRTKALWRIRDHASVAVAMTGTPIDKSLDDLGIIGAWARNEQEMFHGERRLSRRFVATEPASVASMWDALGPFIFRRDRSEIADQLPAITTQTLLLDPEPAEKALAEGARHELRAMYDRLVAAVEAAGSLDPDSPDFEIAKSELRAARGAVLGGVTLARAACCDPQAVKNSSSAGAALLDNAGLIDPAVKTGGTKRREIINLIVDQVGNGEAVLMFTDFSGVCDSLASGLREAGVRCGTYSGSDTEREREADKAAFMRGDLDCLILTGAGREGLNLQRASVVINYDLPWVPRQLIQRIGRAARFGSSADRLQVIIPILAGTIEERVAAVLIPRAMTALAVLDVHRGIDARETEIGLAISGLTEAISDEEKEGQESMFALTAAILAA
- a CDS encoding DUF429 domain-containing protein; the protein is MPGPDDIVAAAARGRFGLVYRYGDLSMAVYGHRRGGQAIAQAARGNPSFACASHFVPNDWRLGEVFISSLGSGRQHWIERLRADGIPVGDDGLIPESHRGDWTDLAAEPPLAGPDGPDDEAPGWAGDLDLPVATLAPVAPTPVAHSAASSAMTFIGVDLAWGQNAGTGVCAVVNGQVVDSAQLKTDDQILEWLSPLTQGPCLVGIDAPLIVPNASKRRFCESVISRWMSSREAGAHSANSGLPSFVNGPRGAHLAAALGLDMDPDIAPGDLVRRAIEVYPHPAQVVLFDLPKTLKYKSSAGRTVESRRQAFAVLMDLIEGLAGASPPLQVAGPCWDELRAAIETATSGADLDRAEDEIDAYVCAYTALHHWTHGPAGSRIIGSLAQGYIVCPIARLNGEVDPGVVSSLDQAVHATIAKALAGK
- a CDS encoding S1 family peptidase, whose product is MPRNHMPRAAAVAAGLALLFAGGAVAAPAAGEDRVDSMIVGGTIAPAGVWPSIVALVPAGTPSAAGAVCGGTLIGPTAVLTAAHCVVTDGLALAPAEIDVIAGATDLAGAGERIAVAAIRVHPTYRAPGDGADAAVLILATPSSAPVAAFARAGQDAADVDRAGEIAGWGARSETDTIGSTSLLSAPVTVFGTSRCARYLGSAYSARLALCAGRPEGGVDTCSGDSGGPLRDGTGLLIGVTSWGVGCGRAGRPGVYTRVAAVADWIDTATAAPVAAVAAPAAVRAAPRVRALAGRARPGTVARLRYRLLGRGETTREQIVIRSGGRVIARLRTAAGPARADLQYTVTWKVPRRLAAGRTLRFCVSTRVVAGAPGPAASCATLRLARR